The Cystobacter fuscus DSM 2262 genome contains a region encoding:
- a CDS encoding OmpA family protein, which translates to MSHTKPSSPPGTKREGGPSKWSTVAGRLCVAASLLSSPAVFAQPAGLASFELERLELNPSARGSLVLGTGELLPEGSARLSVAGHYESNPLSLYREGERLGAVVGARVTGHLLAAWAPLRWLELGAQVPLVVWQRGDDLSARGVPAPASAGLGTPLLHVRLGLLAQQRQAPVDLALELGVGLPLGSAEALSRDGAVRLAPKVMLGRELGWLRTGMEVGVLVRPAVVLGDGTKVQDEVGNELRLGAAVSTRGAGLRGELSVRGSVPLAARESGAVEVLAGLRLPVGSSAEVYALGGPGFGAAPGTPAFRVLLGVAMGGRDRSAAAAGPDADGDGVGDARDKCPTEAGPASRQGCPVKDEDRDGIADEYDKCPTKVGPPSSLGCPVPVKDTDQDGIADTGDDCPKEPGPASSLGCPVRLVDADADKDGVADSVDGCPKEAGPASSQGCPVKRADANADGDKDKDGVADAQDNCPTEAGVATNQGCPEKQKQLVALQSGKLELKEQVAFVNRKAVIQPNSFALLNQVSSILGQHPEFGRVIIEGHTDNRGNAAANRKLSLARAEAVKAYLVSKGVQASRLETKGLGPDQPIRSNLTESGRVANRRVEFIIATPEREQK; encoded by the coding sequence ATGAGCCACACCAAACCGTCCTCCCCCCCGGGGACGAAGCGGGAGGGAGGTCCGTCGAAGTGGTCGACGGTCGCCGGACGCCTGTGCGTCGCCGCCTCCTTGTTGTCCTCCCCGGCCGTGTTCGCGCAACCGGCGGGGCTGGCCTCCTTCGAGCTGGAGCGGCTGGAGCTGAATCCCAGTGCGCGGGGCTCCCTGGTGCTGGGCACCGGCGAGCTGTTGCCCGAGGGCAGCGCGCGCCTGTCGGTGGCGGGTCATTACGAGAGCAACCCGCTGTCGCTCTACCGCGAGGGCGAGCGGTTGGGGGCGGTGGTGGGAGCTCGAGTGACCGGGCACCTGCTGGCGGCGTGGGCGCCCCTGCGCTGGTTGGAGCTGGGCGCGCAGGTGCCCCTGGTGGTCTGGCAGCGGGGAGATGATCTCTCGGCCCGAGGGGTCCCGGCGCCCGCGAGCGCGGGCCTGGGCACGCCCCTGCTCCACGTCCGGCTGGGTCTGCTCGCGCAACAGCGCCAGGCGCCGGTGGACCTCGCGCTCGAGCTGGGCGTGGGCCTGCCCCTGGGTAGCGCGGAGGCGCTCTCGCGCGATGGCGCCGTGCGGCTCGCCCCCAAGGTGATGCTGGGCCGCGAGCTGGGCTGGCTGCGCACCGGCATGGAGGTGGGGGTGCTGGTGCGGCCCGCGGTCGTCCTCGGAGATGGGACGAAGGTGCAGGACGAGGTGGGCAACGAGCTGCGCCTGGGCGCGGCGGTGTCCACCCGGGGCGCGGGCCTGCGCGGTGAGTTGAGCGTGCGGGGCTCCGTGCCGCTCGCCGCCCGCGAGTCGGGCGCCGTGGAGGTGCTGGCGGGCCTGCGCCTGCCGGTGGGCTCGTCCGCCGAGGTCTACGCGCTGGGCGGTCCGGGGTTCGGTGCCGCCCCGGGCACGCCGGCCTTCCGCGTGCTGCTCGGCGTGGCCATGGGGGGTCGCGACCGCTCGGCCGCCGCCGCGGGTCCGGATGCGGATGGGGACGGGGTGGGCGACGCGCGGGACAAGTGCCCCACGGAAGCGGGTCCGGCCTCGCGCCAGGGCTGCCCGGTGAAGGACGAGGACCGGGACGGCATCGCGGACGAGTACGACAAGTGCCCCACGAAGGTGGGGCCGCCCTCGAGCCTGGGCTGCCCGGTGCCAGTGAAGGACACGGACCAGGATGGCATCGCGGACACGGGCGATGACTGCCCGAAGGAGCCGGGTCCGGCCTCGAGCCTGGGCTGCCCGGTGCGGCTCGTGGACGCGGACGCGGACAAGGATGGGGTCGCCGACAGCGTGGATGGTTGTCCGAAGGAAGCGGGCCCGGCCTCGAGCCAGGGCTGCCCGGTGAAGCGCGCGGACGCGAACGCGGATGGGGACAAGGACAAGGACGGCGTGGCGGACGCCCAGGACAACTGCCCCACCGAGGCCGGAGTGGCCACCAACCAGGGCTGCCCGGAGAAGCAGAAGCAGCTCGTGGCCCTGCAGTCCGGCAAGCTCGAGCTCAAGGAGCAGGTGGCCTTCGTCAACCGCAAGGCCGTCATCCAGCCGAACTCCTTCGCGCTGTTGAATCAGGTGTCCAGCATCCTCGGCCAGCACCCGGAGTTCGGGCGGGTCATCATCGAGGGGCACACGGACAACCGTGGCAACGCGGCGGCCAATCGCAAGCTGTCGCTGGCGCGCGCCGAGGCGGTGAAGGCCTATCTGGTGAGCAAGGGCGTGCAGGCCTCGCGCCTGGAGACCAAGGGCCTGGGTCCCGATCAGCCCATCCGCTCCAACCTGACGGAAAGCGGCCGCGTGGCCAACCGCCGCGTGGAATTCATCATCGCCACCCCTGAGCGCGAGCAGAAGTAG